The window GCCCGGGGGCCTCCGGACAAGCCCCTCAGGGCCGGTCGGCACGGGACACCCGATGGCGCCAATGGTCCAGAATGTCCCCGACCGTATCGGTCCAGAGATGCGTCGGCGCCCAGCCAAGCAGGTCGCGGGCACGGCCGGCGTTTCCCAGGACGAGCGGAGTCTCGCTCGGGCGCATCCGCGTCTCGTCCATCGCCACCTCGATGGGAATGCGGGCCATGGCCAGCAGGTCGTCCAGAACCGACCGGATGCGCCGCGGCACGCCGGAGGCGAGGTTGAACACGACACCGTTGGGCAGGCGGCCGGCCTGTTCGACCATCCGGCAATAGGCATCGGCGATATCGCGGACGTCGAGGAAATCCCGCTCGCTTTCCAGGTTGCCGACACGCATGACCGGCGGTTGGAGGCCGCGCTCGATCCTGGCGATCTGGGCCGCGAAGGCGGAGACGGCGAAGTCTTCCCGTTGCCCGGGCCCGATGTGGTTGAAGGGCCGCGCCCGCACCACTGTCAACCGGTCAGATGCCAGCTGGCCGACCGCCAGATCGGCCGCGATCTTGGTGCTGGAATAGAGGTTCGTCGGATCGGGCAGCATGGTTTCATCGACCGCTCGCCCCCCCTGGAACGCCCGGCCATAGACCTCGGAGCTGCCGACGAACAGGAAGCATCCACCCGGACGGTGGCGGGCCAGGGCCTCTGCCAGGCGCAGCGTGCCGAACAGATTGATCTGCCAGGCCCGGTCGGGTGCCGCCGCGACCGCGGCCAGGGTCGAGACGCCGGCAAGATGGACGATGTGGGTCGGCATGACCTGCCGCACCACCTCGTCGATGCGGCCGGCGTCGGCGATGTCGAGTTCGATCACGTCGACAACGTCCGATCCGGCGCCCGGCAGAGGGGCACCGCCGGTCGCGCGGCAGCAGGCGATGAGCTTCCCCCCCTCCGGGAGGCGGCGCAGCAGGGCTTCCATCACATGCCGGCCGACGAAGCCGGCGGCGCCGGTCACCATGATGCGAGGGCTTTCCCCTTCCGACAGCGACCGGACCTTATCCACGATGCAAACCCTCATACTTACCCGGAGGCCATCTTACTGCACCAGACGGCCTTTTTCCGCCAGTCCGTCTTGAGGCGATCCGGACTTGGAAGCAATGGCTGGCTTGAGAGAAGATGGGACGGGCACTCCGCCGCCGGCGGACAGGCAGGAGGAATACAGTCGCTCACCTTGCCGCTCTTCAGTCCGAGGAGCCGTGCCATTGATGGCAGGGGAATAATCCGCCAACCCAACATCCGAACGATGATTGCGCAGAGCAGGCAGGAAGTTGACTTAATCATATGTCTTTGATAATAGTCCTAAAAATTCCTGAAAAGGTCGGCAGATGATCTGCTACATCAAACTGAATAACAGACCTGGATCAGAACTTAATTTAGAAAACCTCAATTTTTCGTCTCTCTTTCTAATAGAGATTTTCCAAAAGACATATGAATGCATCGGAATTATATGCGAAGACCGACATCAGGATATAATATCCCTTCCCTTTCCTTTGCGCAGGATTGAAGACGGCCCCATTCCGGACAGGCCGTTCCTTGTGTTCGATCCCTGCCCGTTCGATGAGGCTCCCGGCGCATTCTGGAGCTTTCTCGCCGGGGCGGCCGCGTCGATCGCCCATGTCTGCAGCAGCGATCACGGCACCGCCGGTCTCGCGCGCGGAGCGGGAGGCGATTGCCATACCGTGCTGAGCGGGATGGCGGCTCTGCGTCATTATGATGCGCTGCTTGCCGGCCAGCCGGCGGCCGAAGAGGTGGAGTGCCTGCTGCGCCGCCTCCTGGGTCCGGCCATGCCCCCGCTCTACCCTGTGCCGATGGCGGCACGGCCCTCGGTGGGTCGGACGGCCGGCCGGCCGGTACCGGGGCTGGATGGCGACCGTATTCTGCTGTTCGTCGGCTTGGGCGAGGAACGGGCCTTCGAAGACGCCTTTCTCGCGGCACTCGGCCGGATCGAGGTCCGGCACGGAGAACCGATGGCTGCCGTCATCGTCAGCCGGGACTTGCTTCCGGAAACCCAGGGGCCGGAAACCCAGGGAAAAGCATCCCCGACCATCCCCGTTCACGTCACCACCCACCGGCTCGCCGACCCGGAGCCGGAAGAATGGGGCTGGCTGCTGGACCGGGCCTCGGTGGTGATCGTGCCGGGGACGACCCCGGATCACATCGTCGCGGCTGCGGAAGCGGCGGCCCGCGGCGGCAGCCTGATCCTTCAGGGGCCGTCGAAGCCATGGGTGGAGGCGCAGGTCGCCGGACCGGATATGGCCTCCCCTGGAATGCAGATCGCCGACATCGCCGACCCGGCCGCTCTGGCGG is drawn from Azospirillum sp. TSH100 and contains these coding sequences:
- a CDS encoding GDP-mannose 4,6-dehydratase, producing the protein MDKVRSLSEGESPRIMVTGAAGFVGRHVMEALLRRLPEGGKLIACCRATGGAPLPGAGSDVVDVIELDIADAGRIDEVVRQVMPTHIVHLAGVSTLAAVAAAPDRAWQINLFGTLRLAEALARHRPGGCFLFVGSSEVYGRAFQGGRAVDETMLPDPTNLYSSTKIAADLAVGQLASDRLTVVRARPFNHIGPGQREDFAVSAFAAQIARIERGLQPPVMRVGNLESERDFLDVRDIADAYCRMVEQAGRLPNGVVFNLASGVPRRIRSVLDDLLAMARIPIEVAMDETRMRPSETPLVLGNAGRARDLLGWAPTHLWTDTVGDILDHWRHRVSRADRP